From a region of the Babylonia areolata isolate BAREFJ2019XMU chromosome 21, ASM4173473v1, whole genome shotgun sequence genome:
- the LOC143296513 gene encoding uncharacterized protein LOC143296513, producing the protein MVSTLTRRSLCLLLVTVVTAFVPDGGQWTRHRKSPFAAGYPKGHHHPLPHLPDGHSPDSLDQGPPVGARYPPIGPHFPPLPDDRPPQRPDDFFPPVPPSDRHSDHSAYSPHVPPPPWPVLLPPHPQTPDGHLPVPPGHLAEAERPFSRSSVPRPLLPAPDQVAALMRRTLRREGRKRSRIRELRNWGRRRNAAHADPLVPDVYAHSAGGGGGGRQKAAAAAAAAAADDDDDDDDLFVDRKLAASFLSKRPDPRLCPGGRGGPCSSRQRAGHHREHASHLHDSGDGGEKKFAGDSKDSEDSSDSNEKQFSSDLKDSEDQSDGNSSDSEDREGEDSPEDRSGSQEASAHSDTLAHSAVSDFPQDSEEDEGDNDDDDDDDEASAHSDTLAHSAVSDFPQDSEENEGDSDDDDDDDDRSLAANLKRKHWLNRLTHKKMNTLWTDSRKARRRQFHRFIERLRKRRDRRRQRRRHDRNSQHPMKDPNGLLPEPPRKGKVPKDVPFKKDSLKHPGLPGKRFPVRRVPSRHRSQHRRRSPQTRRFWWRRFLLHHARRFRPGLGRGKGQWKARKSSGRHPRQRHRVKPAPRRRGQVMSLPTAATPTTQVSLVKAKVNAKVPLSQSSASDLHNNVTESAVQQTGGQSTDHPETSGPPATTVTSPPRTSTDGDIATITTLPETSSVLPEEGELVAVQTVYVGSVEGRRVKTTRLDVFKPGNDSGAVRLHLTRHNSATAPLGRTKRNADDNDDDEDSEDEDDDVGDNQNSDVNDVDEDRGDHDDDDDNVGDDQNNDANDVEDDSDDDDDDDDDDDNDNVSRHLQRRNRRRRINRPWRKRNRMNMRRRQNRNRGDPSSPSSNRRVQRWRWQQLRRSQRRNENSTAADDNDDDDDGDVDDDDSDNDDDHEELDDNANRHTGFVNLGSSPTQGQLGRAQNRRRQRQQWRRRQRRMRRWRINQQRRRRNRAGQSRGRQQQSGARRTPRDDDHVRTHGSEVDGRAGHLESLVSLPGIHAISHNAYSITDNDNDNDNNANSGQGQQEEAEAYIPSPFINHRTAYDFLSTQARSRSRGQPRGADNEQQSEQWQFNHRMSESLCEVFDKHFVPTNLGGRCV; encoded by the exons ATGGTCAGCACACTGACCCGCCGCTCGCTGTGTCTCCTGCTGGTCACTGTGGTCACTGCATTCGTTCCAG ACGGTGGTCAATGGACAAGACACCGAAAGTCACCTTTCGCAGCCGGCTACCCAAAAGGACACCATCATCCTTTGCCACACCTTCCTGATGGCCACTCACCTGACTCCCTGGACCAGGGTCCACCTGTTGGAGCCAGGTACCCGCCCATCGGACCCCACTTCCCACCCCTTCCAGACGACCGCCCACCCCAACGGCCAGACGACTTCTTCCCCCCTGTCCCACCGTCCGACAGGCACAGTGACCACAGTGCCTactccccccacgtccccccacccccatggccagtcctcctccctccccacccacagacACCTGACGGTCACCTGCCTGTCCCTCCAGGGCACCTGGCAGAGGCCGAGCGTCCCTTCAGCAGGTCCTCCgtgccacgccccctcctccccgcccccgacCAGGTGGCGGCCCTGATGAGGAGGACGCTGCGGAGGGAGGGCAGGAAGCGCTCCAGGATAAGGGAGCTGCGGAACTGGGGCCGACGACGCAATGCTGCACATGCTGACCCCCTGGTGCCTGACGTGTACGCACAcagcgctggtggtggtggtggtggcagacagaaagctgctgctgccgctgctgctgctgctgctgatgatgatgatgatgatgatgacctgttTGTGGACAGGAAGTTGGCAGCCAGCTTTCTGTCCAAACGGCCAGACCCCAGGCTGTGcccaggagggaggggaggaccgTGCAGCTCACGACAGCGTGCTGGGCACCATAGGGAGCACGCCTCTCATCTTCATGACAGCGGCGACGGCGGTGAGAAAAAATTCGCTGGCGATTCGAAAGACTCAGAAGACAGTAGTGACAGCAATGAGAAGCAATTTTCTAGTGATTTGAAAGACTCAGAAGACCAATCTGATGGTAACAGCTCAGACAGCgaagacagggaaggggaggATTCACCAGAAGACAGGTCTGGCAGTCAGGAAGCTtcagcacacagtgacacactggcacacagtgcTGTTTCTGACTTTCCTCAGGACAGCGAAGAAGATGAaggtgataacgatgacgatgacgatgacgatgaagcttcagcacacagtgacacactggcacacagtgcTGTTTCTGACTTCCCTCAGGACAGCGAAGAAAATGAAGGTGatagcgatgacgatgacgatgacgacgacaggaGCCTTGCAGCGAATCTGAAGAGGAAACATTGGCTGAACAGATtaacacacaagaaaatgaacACTTTGTGGACAGACTCAAGAAAAGCCCGCAGACGGCAGTTCCACCGCTTCATtgagagactgagaaaaagaagagatcGACGACGACAGAGACGCCGCCATGACAGAAACAGCCAACATCCAATGAAAGACCCGAACGGCCTGTTGCCCGAACCACCCAGAAAAGGCAAAGTGCCCAAAGATGTGCCCTTCAAAAAGGATTCCCTAAAGCACCCCGGGTTGCCAGGTAAACGGTTCCCCGTAAGGAGAGTTCCTTCACGGCACAGGTCCCAGCACAGACGCAGGTCCCCGCAGACACGGAGGTTTTGGTGGAGAAGGTTCCTCCTCCATCACGCCAGGCGTTTCCGTCCCGGACTGGGTCGTGGAAAAGGGCAGTGGAAGGCAAGGAAGTCTTCCGGCAGACATCCACGTCAGAGGCACAGAGTGAAGCCAGCGCCCAGACGTCGTGGTCAGGTGATGTCTCTGCCGACAGCCGCCACTCCCACCACTCAGGTCTCGCTGGTCAAGGCCAAGGTCAATGCCAAGGTCCCTCTGTCGCAGTCCTCAGCCAGTGACCTACACAACAACGTCACGGAATCCGCTGTCCAGCAGACTGGTGGTCAATCCACTGACCATCCTGAAACCTCAGGTCCACCTGCCACAACGGTCACTTCCCCGCCCAGAACGTCCACTGACGGAGACAtagccaccatcaccacactcccTGAAACCTCTTCCGTGCTGCCTGAAGAGGGGGAGCTGGTGGCGGTGCAGACAGTGTACGTGGGGTCAGTGGAAGGACGGCGGGTGAAGACCACCCGACTGGACGTGTTCAAGCCTGGCAATGACAGCGGTGCCGTGCGCCTGCACCTCACACGTCACAACTCGGCCACCGCGCCCCTCGGGCGAACAAAGAGAAACgctgatgacaacgatgatgacgaggacagtgaggacgaggatgatgatgttgGCGATAATCAGAATAGTGACGTGAACGATGTTGATGAGGACAGaggtgaccatgatgatgacgatgataacgttGGTGATGATCAGAATAATGATGCAAATGATGTtgaggatgacagtgatgatgacgatgacgatgacgacgacgatgataatgataatgtttcaCGGCATCTTCAAAGAAGGAACAGAAGACGACGCATAAATCGTCCATGGCGGAAACGGAACAGAATGAACATGCGGCGGAGGCAGAATCGGAACAGAGgtgacccctcctccccttccagcAACAGGCGGGTGCAGAGATGGAGATGGCAGCAGCTACGCCGGTCACAAAGGAGGAATGAAAACAGCACTGCtgctgacgataatgatgacgacgacgatggtgatgtggatgatgatgacagcgacaATGACGATGACCACGAGGAACTTGACGACAACGCTAACCGACACACAGGGTTTGTGAACCTGGGTTCCAGCCCCACACAGGGTCAGTTGGGTCGTGCACAAAACCGTCGTCGTCAGCGTCAGCAATGGCGACGGCGACAGCGACGGATGCGGCGGTGGCGAATCAACCAGCAGCGGCGGCGTAGAAACCGGGCCGGGCAGTCACGAGGCAGGCAGCAGCAGTCTGGAGCGCGGCGCACACCTCGGGATGATGACCACGTCAGGACCCATGGCTCAGAGGTTGACGGCAGGGCCGGACATCTGGAGTCGCTTGTCTCTCTTCCAGGAATTCACGCCATCTCGCACAATGCATACAGCAtcactgacaatgacaatgacaatgacaacaacgccAACAGCGGCCAGGGCCAGCAGGAAGAAGCGGAAGCctacatcccctcccccttcatcaacCACCGCACAGCCTACGACTTCCTGTCCACCCAGGCCAGGTCAAGGTCGCGCGGCCAACCGCGAGGGGCGGACAACGAGCAGCAGTCTGAGCAGTGGCAGTTCAACCACCGGATGAGCGAGAGTCTGTGCGAGGTGTTCGACAAGCATTTCGTGCCCACCAACCTGGGCGGCCGCTGTGTGTGA